In Archangium violaceum, the following are encoded in one genomic region:
- a CDS encoding CoA-binding protein — translation MGYVENLIEDEAGIRAVVQGSKRVAVLGIKTEQHSGQPAFYVPEYLSQAGVDVVPVPVYYPEVTHILGKPVFRRLVDIPGDLDLVDVFRRPQDIDQHVDDILAKKPKAVWFQSGIRNDAAAEKLARAGIKVVQDRCLMVDHRRYGR, via the coding sequence ATGGGCTACGTGGAGAACCTCATCGAGGACGAGGCGGGCATCCGCGCGGTGGTGCAGGGCAGCAAGCGGGTGGCGGTGCTCGGCATCAAGACGGAGCAGCATTCGGGGCAGCCGGCCTTCTACGTGCCGGAGTACCTGTCCCAGGCGGGCGTGGACGTGGTGCCAGTGCCCGTCTACTACCCGGAGGTGACGCACATCCTCGGCAAGCCGGTGTTCCGGAGGCTGGTGGACATCCCCGGGGACCTCGACCTGGTGGACGTGTTCCGGCGGCCGCAGGACATCGACCAGCACGTGGACGACATCCTCGCCAAGAAGCCGAAGGCGGTGTGGTTCCAGTCGGGCATCCGCAACGACGCCGCGGCCGAGAAGCTGGCCCGCGCGGGCATCAAGGTCGTGCAGGACCGTTGCCTGATGGTGGACCACCGGCGCTACGGGCGCTGA
- a CDS encoding DUF2381 family protein, with the protein MRPGPWILLPWFLLSIPATAQEHPAGQTFQRRTLVVPARPGEVPPVELHVAVDVATLVQFEAPLKPGAPKLPEHEERIQLGPTSDDSMVILLTRPLADGERVTLTLDAGPGAAPLRFVLVTRHDVVDARVRVVHAWGSTDEDGAEYMARSLLGAPDARATLDVPQEAVKYNTQVSRGRVKSMLWVGRRLFATVTVRSRKQGTPPWKLVQARLRATLADGVLLEWPAHLLSGAANPTRQQHVLTSLVPEGASQVELALDGEDSPGVFRPLSLEEEPVRP; encoded by the coding sequence GTGCGTCCTGGTCCTTGGATCCTCCTTCCGTGGTTCCTGCTCTCCATCCCGGCTACCGCTCAGGAACACCCTGCTGGGCAGACGTTCCAGCGGCGAACACTCGTGGTCCCCGCCCGACCCGGAGAGGTGCCTCCCGTGGAGCTGCACGTGGCGGTGGACGTGGCCACCCTCGTGCAGTTCGAAGCGCCGCTGAAGCCCGGGGCCCCGAAGCTCCCGGAGCACGAGGAGCGCATCCAGCTCGGTCCGACGAGCGATGACTCGATGGTCATCCTCCTCACCAGGCCCCTGGCCGACGGCGAGCGGGTGACGCTCACCCTGGACGCCGGACCCGGCGCTGCCCCCCTCCGCTTCGTGCTCGTCACCCGGCACGACGTGGTGGACGCGAGGGTGCGAGTAGTGCACGCCTGGGGCTCCACCGACGAGGACGGCGCGGAGTACATGGCCCGGAGCCTCCTCGGCGCGCCGGACGCCCGCGCCACTCTCGACGTCCCCCAGGAAGCAGTGAAATACAACACACAGGTCTCGCGCGGTCGGGTCAAGTCCATGCTTTGGGTGGGCCGACGCCTCTTCGCCACCGTGACCGTGCGAAGCCGCAAGCAGGGCACCCCGCCCTGGAAGCTGGTGCAAGCACGGCTGCGGGCGACACTCGCGGACGGCGTCCTGCTGGAGTGGCCTGCCCACCTGCTCTCGGGAGCGGCAAACCCCACACGCCAGCAACATGTCCTTACCAGCCTGGTTCCGGAAGGGGCCTCACAGGTAGAGCTGGCACTGGATGGAGAGGACTCGCCCGGAGTCTTCCGGCCGCTCTCCCTGGAAGAGGAACCGGTGCGCCCATGA
- a CDS encoding serine/threonine protein kinase, with translation MSPPLHPNQLRAGDMVRDFRIVRRLGVGGFSFVYLTERAGSSYSLKMAARPVSAEDEDQVDAWMRREVASLEHLEHPNLLPVLEWGRWPDPETGYAWFVTPYVSASTFHEWRWSERASLHRSVRVLCEALKPLESMHERGMCHRDLKADNLLVRKGDDKPFLIDLGSVHLPCARTLTDGLAPGTLHCQPPEVVSFLVSEAMHKGSRLKAQSSADLYAFGVLLYETLTNCRPFSTRLSLEQLLVAIATVSPLEPGQLAPDAPASLSALTLRLLAKEPEQRPPSARAVREELELLLREEGHTAPWQAPAERPSECSRLRESFPDVDVMEEVQEAPSAPEETPAGRTQRAGTRWSRWLIALALGLGLLGLGWTLLRVTMAPPREDGSRAESTAPATLVPPEKGTQSVPSSTPPDTTLRDSTESVQAPSRLCALLTSLLGAAVAQLAGCATTPVRPDPIGYLASCSPEARATPVTLGIKPDEQGSFLKTGTPASDRSIEDGGSLNLKPGPVTADMLVVMKGQELYLKITGEAVTTPNRVYIQFDRLYLPDGTLMPICGVAVDDLSQYGIPTYAKLPIEGGKVDPAMVDKSPGSVVLNDPAFETVLQGPKGYYVPRVNMAPPDWR, from the coding sequence ATGAGCCCGCCCCTGCACCCCAACCAACTGCGCGCGGGGGACATGGTGCGGGACTTCCGCATCGTGCGTCGACTGGGCGTCGGCGGCTTCTCCTTCGTCTATCTGACGGAGCGCGCGGGCAGCAGCTACTCATTGAAGATGGCGGCCCGGCCCGTCTCCGCCGAGGACGAGGACCAGGTGGATGCCTGGATGCGCCGCGAGGTGGCCTCGCTGGAGCACCTGGAGCACCCGAACCTGCTGCCCGTGCTCGAATGGGGTCGGTGGCCCGACCCTGAAACAGGCTACGCCTGGTTCGTCACTCCGTATGTCTCCGCGAGCACCTTCCACGAATGGCGCTGGAGCGAGCGTGCTTCCCTTCACCGCTCCGTGAGAGTGCTGTGTGAGGCATTGAAGCCCCTGGAATCAATGCACGAGCGCGGCATGTGTCACCGGGACCTCAAGGCCGACAACCTGCTGGTGCGAAAGGGCGATGACAAACCCTTCCTCATCGACCTCGGGTCGGTACACCTGCCGTGTGCCCGCACTCTGACGGACGGACTGGCACCGGGTACGCTGCATTGCCAGCCACCCGAGGTCGTCTCCTTCCTGGTATCCGAGGCCATGCACAAGGGCTCACGACTGAAGGCCCAGTCCAGTGCCGACCTGTATGCCTTTGGCGTGCTGCTGTACGAGACACTCACCAACTGCCGTCCCTTCAGCACCCGGCTGTCACTGGAGCAACTGCTGGTGGCCATCGCCACGGTGTCGCCCCTGGAGCCCGGGCAGCTCGCGCCCGACGCTCCCGCCTCACTGTCCGCGCTGACCCTGCGGCTGCTGGCCAAGGAGCCGGAACAGCGCCCCCCGAGCGCCCGCGCCGTACGCGAGGAGTTGGAGCTGTTGCTTCGGGAAGAAGGACATACCGCCCCCTGGCAGGCCCCGGCGGAACGGCCCTCCGAGTGCTCACGGCTGCGGGAGTCGTTCCCAGATGTGGACGTGATGGAGGAGGTACAAGAGGCCCCGTCGGCTCCAGAGGAAACTCCCGCCGGGCGCACGCAGCGGGCCGGAACACGATGGTCGCGGTGGCTCATCGCGCTGGCCCTCGGACTGGGACTGCTCGGGTTAGGGTGGACACTCCTCCGCGTGACAATGGCCCCTCCCCGGGAGGACGGCTCACGCGCGGAGTCCACCGCGCCAGCCACTCTGGTGCCCCCCGAGAAAGGAACCCAGTCCGTGCCATCCTCTACCCCTCCCGACACCACCCTCAGAGATTCCACCGAGTCGGTCCAGGCGCCCTCGCGCTTGTGCGCACTGCTCACCAGCCTGCTGGGAGCGGCCGTCGCACAGCTCGCCGGATGCGCCACCACTCCCGTGCGGCCGGATCCCATCGGCTACCTCGCCAGTTGCTCCCCCGAGGCCCGCGCTACCCCCGTCACGCTGGGCATCAAGCCGGATGAGCAGGGCTCCTTCCTGAAGACCGGCACCCCGGCGTCGGACAGATCCATTGAGGACGGAGGCTCCCTCAACCTCAAGCCCGGTCCCGTCACCGCTGACATGCTCGTGGTGATGAAGGGGCAGGAGCTGTACCTGAAGATCACGGGCGAGGCGGTGACGACCCCCAACCGTGTCTACATCCAGTTCGACCGCCTCTACCTGCCGGATGGCACCTTGATGCCCATCTGCGGCGTGGCTGTGGACGACCTGAGCCAATACGGCATCCCGACCTACGCGAAGCTGCCCATCGAGGGCGGCAAGGTGGACCCGGCGATGGTGGACAAGAGCCCCGGCAGCGTGGTGCTCAACGACCCGGCCTTCGAAACGGTGTTGCAGGGGCCCAAGGGCTACTACGTCCCCCGCGTCAACATGGCCCCACCGGACTGGCGCTGA
- a CDS encoding DUF2795 domain-containing protein → MAFGFAENPALSITPHLDSVDYPVTREQLVSAAADNGAYVDIINVLKSLPREEYQSREDVMRDLAEAARRFASGGLRDDDGVDRDRRNIGRDLVENAPDGNSRHP, encoded by the coding sequence ATGGCATTCGGATTTGCGGAGAACCCGGCGCTCTCGATCACGCCGCACCTGGACTCCGTGGACTACCCGGTCACGAGAGAGCAGCTCGTCTCGGCCGCGGCGGACAACGGCGCGTACGTGGACATCATCAACGTCCTCAAGTCGTTACCGCGGGAGGAGTACCAGTCCCGGGAAGACGTGATGCGCGACCTGGCGGAGGCGGCGCGGCGTTTCGCGAGCGGGGGTCTGCGGGACGATGACGGGGTGGACAGGGACCGGCGCAACATCGGCCGCGACCTGGTGGAGAACGCTCCCGACGGGAACTCGCGGCATCCGTAG
- a CDS encoding SirB1 family protein, translating into MSITSTFSPSVARERLVSALAADPPRLDLAALAIATINRPSLDASAYLHTLDALAARVQLEMERDAGHGEVLAGLTALRHVLADIEGFRGNEDDYQAPENSFLDQVLERKVGLPITLSVVYLEVARRAGIPLYGVPFPGHFLVACETGDDHKLVVDPFHCGEILTEEGCRELLQRVAPQLKFNPSMLAPAPVELITYRMLSNLRRVYLERDEGERGLAVVDLLLMLAPNHPGELRTRAALLANLGAYRAALKDVERCLELSPDAPDRDRLEWTARELRERAALLN; encoded by the coding sequence GTGAGCATCACCTCGACCTTCAGCCCGTCCGTAGCCCGCGAACGCCTCGTGTCCGCGCTCGCGGCCGACCCTCCGCGGTTGGACCTGGCGGCGCTGGCCATCGCCACCATCAACCGGCCGTCCCTGGATGCCTCGGCCTACCTGCACACCCTGGACGCGCTGGCCGCCCGGGTGCAGCTGGAGATGGAGCGGGACGCGGGCCACGGCGAGGTGCTCGCCGGCCTCACCGCGCTGCGTCACGTGCTGGCGGACATCGAGGGCTTCCGCGGCAACGAGGACGACTACCAGGCCCCGGAGAACAGCTTCCTGGACCAGGTGCTGGAGCGGAAGGTGGGCCTGCCCATCACCCTCTCCGTGGTGTACCTGGAGGTGGCCCGGCGCGCCGGCATCCCCCTCTATGGTGTCCCCTTCCCCGGCCACTTCCTGGTGGCCTGCGAGACGGGGGACGACCACAAGCTGGTGGTGGACCCGTTCCACTGCGGCGAAATCCTCACCGAGGAGGGCTGCCGGGAGCTGCTGCAGCGCGTGGCGCCGCAGCTCAAGTTCAACCCCTCCATGCTGGCCCCAGCGCCCGTGGAGCTCATCACCTACCGCATGCTGTCCAACCTGCGGCGGGTGTACCTGGAGCGCGACGAGGGCGAGCGCGGCCTGGCCGTGGTGGACCTGCTGCTGATGCTGGCCCCCAACCATCCGGGCGAGCTGCGGACCCGGGCGGCGCTGCTCGCCAACCTGGGAGCCTACCGGGCGGCCCTCAAGGACGTGGAGCGCTGCCTGGAGCTGTCGCCGGACGCACCGGACAGGGATCGGCTGGAATGGACGGCTCGGGAGTTGCGCGAGCGCGCCGCGCTGTTGAACTGA